A genomic window from Camelus ferus isolate YT-003-E chromosome 9, BCGSAC_Cfer_1.0, whole genome shotgun sequence includes:
- the KIRREL2 gene encoding LOW QUALITY PROTEIN: kin of IRRE-like protein 2 (The sequence of the model RefSeq protein was modified relative to this genomic sequence to represent the inferred CDS: deleted 1 base in 1 codon), giving the protein MLVPTLLVLFFCLRGRAGLSPHFLQQPEDLVVLLGDEARLPCALGAYWGLVQWTKDGLALGGERDLPGWSRYWISGNAVSGQHDLHIRPVELEDQASYECQATQAGLRSRPAQLHVLVPPEAPQVLGGPSVSLVAGIPANLTCRSRGDARPTPELLWFRDGVRLDGATFHQTLLKEGTTGSVESILSLTPSSHDDGATLVCRARSQAMPAGKDTAVTLSLQYPPVVTLSAEPQTVQEGEKVTFRCQATAQPPVTGYRWAKGGSPVLGARGPMLVVVADASFLTAPVSCEVSNAVGSANRSTALDVQFGPILQAKPKPVSVDLGNDAFFTCVWRGNPLPRVTWTRRGDAQVLASGPTLRLPAVGPEDAGDYVCKAEPGLSGLGGGAAEARLTVNAPPVVTALHSAPAFLRGPARLQCLVFASPAPEAVIWSWDDGFLAAGSRGRFLVETFPAPEGRGGQGPGLISVLHISGTQESDFSRGFNCSARNRLGEGGTRVSLGRRDLLPMVRIVAGVAAVAMTLLLIITGVVLCCWRHSKASFSNQKNLVRILGSSDASSSRGHEEEETGNGEDQGPIVHTDHSDLVLDEEGALEAKDPTNGYYKVRGVSVSLSLGEAPGGGLFLPPSSPLGPPGTPTFYDFNPHLGMVPACRLYRARAGYLTTPHPRAFTSYIKPTSFGPPDLAPSTPPFPYAAFPTPSHPRLQTHV; this is encoded by the exons ATGCTGGTCCCCACACTCCTGGTCCTCTTCTTCTGCCTCAGAGGGCGTGCAG GCCTGTCACCCCATTTCCTGCAACAGCCTGAGGACCTGGTAGTACTGCTAGGGGATGAGGCCCggctgccctgtgccctgggcGCATACTGGGGGCTGGTTCAGTGGACTAAGGATGGGCTGGCTCTCGGGGGCGAAAGGGACCTGCCGG GGTGGTCCCGGTACTGGATATCAGGGAATGCAGTCAGTGGCCAGCACGACCTCCACATTAGGCCTGTGGAGCTAGAGGATCAAGCATCGTACGAATGTCAGGCTACACAAGCAGGCCTCCGTTCTCGACCAGCCCAATTGCACGTGCTGG TGCCGCCAGAAGCTCCCCAGGTGCTGGGAGGCCCTTCTGTGTCTCTGGTTGCTGGGATTCCTGCGAATCTGACCTGTCGGAGCCGTGGGGATGCCCGCCCCACCCCTGAGCTGCTGTGGTTCCGTGATGGGGTCCGGCTGGATGGGGCCACCTTCCACCAG accCTGTTGAAGGAAGGAACCACTGGATCAGTGGAGAGCATCTTATCCTTGACCCCTTCCAGCCATGATGATGGAGCCACCTTGGTTTGCCGGGCCCGAAGCCAAGCCATGCCCGCAGGAAAGGACACAGCTGTCACACTGAGCCTGCAGT ACCCCCCAGTGGTGACTCTGTCTGCAGAACCACAGACagtgcaggagggagagaaggtcaCTTTCCGATGCCAAGCGACTGCTCAGCCTCCTGTTACCGGCTATAG GTGGGCAAAGGGGGGGTCCCCGGTGCTTGGGGCCCGCGGGCCAATGTTGGTGGTAGTGGCGGACGCTTCATTCCTGACCGCGCCGGTGTCCTGTGAGGTCAGCAACGCCGTGGGTAGCGCCAACCGCAGCACAGCGCTGGATGTGCAGT TCGGGCCGATTCTTCAGGCAAAGCCGAAACCCGTGTCCGTGGACCTCGGGAACGATGCCTTCTTCACCTGTGTCTGGCGCGGAAATCCGCTCCCACGGGTAACCTGGACCCGCCGCGGGGACGCGCAG GTGCTGGCCTCCGGGCCCACTCTGCGTCTTCCCGCGGTGGGGCCCGAGGATGCAGGCGACTACGTGTGCAAGGCTGAGCCAGGGCTCTCCGGCCTGGGGGGCGGCGCTGCTGAGGCTAGGTTGACTGTGAACG CACCACCAGTAGTGACCGCCCTGCACTCTGCGCCCGCCTTCCTGAGGGGCCCCGCCCGCCTCCAGTGTCTGGTCTTCGCCTCCCCCGCCCCAGAAGCCGTG ATCTGGTCTTGGGATGACGGCTTCCTGGCAGCGGGGTCTCGGGGTAGGTTCCTGGTGGAGACGTTCCCAGCCCCAGAGGGCCGCGGAGGACAAGGTCCAGGCCTGATCTCTGTGCTACACATTTCCGGGACCCAGGAGTCCGACTTTAGCCGGGGCTTCAACTGTAGTGCCCGGAAccggctgggagagggaggcaccCGGGTCAGCCTGGGCCGTAGAG ACTTGCTGCCCATGGTGAGGATTGTGGCTGGAGTGGCTGCTGTGGCCATGACTCTA TTACTGATCATCACTGGGGTGGTCCTCTGCTGCTGGCGCCACAGCAAGG CCTCTTTCTCCAATCAAAAGAACCTGGTACGAATCCTAGGAAGCAGCGATGCATCCAGTTCAAGGGGCCacgaggaggaggagacaggcaaCGGTGAGGACCAG ggccccatCGTGCACACAGACCACAGTGACCTGGTGCTGGATGAGGAGGGGGCTCTGGAGGCAAAG GACCCAACCAATGGTTACTACAAGGTCCGAGGAGTCAGTGTGAGCCTGAGCCTTGGAGAAGCCCCTGGAGGAGGCCTCTTCCTACCACCCTCCTCGCCCCTTGGACCACCAGGGACCCCTACCTTCTATGACTTCAACCCACATCTGGGCATGGTCCCCGCCTGCAGACTATATAGAGCCCGGGCTGGTTATCTCACCACACCCCATCCTCGAGCTTTTACCAGCTACATCAAGCCCACATCCTTTGGACCCCCAGATCTGGCCCCCAGCACTCCCCCCTTCCCATATGCTGCCTTCCCCACACCCAGCCACCCTCGTCTCCAGACTCACGTGTGA